The genome window AATCGATACGCTGCAATTGTTGCTGCGCGATACACCGCAAACCGCCGCCGTTTTTAACGAAAAAGTGATTATCCCCCGAAGTTTATTTATCCGCGATTTGAGCGACCGGCTAAAGCAGGTGAATGAAAACGCCATCCGCGAAGCAGACGTGCGCGCCCGTGCGGTTTCCCGGAACGCCACCGCAGTGATTGTCAGCATTGCAGCATTGGCAATTTTGCTCAGCATTGCCGCCAGCGTGTGGTTTACCCGCAGTATTTTAAAACCGGTGAAAGAAACTACCGAAACTGTGCGCCGGATCAGCAGGGGATATCTCAACCAAAAAATAGACATCACCACAGATGATGAAATTGCAGAACTTGGACGTGAGTTTAATAAAATGACCGAGCGACTGCACGAATACGAGCAAATGAATATCCAACAAATTTTGCAGGAAAAACAACGTTCGGAAACCATCGTCACCAGTATTCCCGCAGCAGTGATCGTAACGGATACCAACCACCACATTTCGTTAATGAACGACCGCGCACGGCTGGTGCTGGGAATTTCCGGCGAGGAATGGCGGAACCGTCCGGTTGGGCAGGTGATCACCGATGCTGCGTTGGTTGAGTTGATAACCGCCCAAACACCGGTGGCCACCGCACCCGGCGAAATGCCCAAATTTCTGTTGCAAATCCAGCGCGATGGCGAAACGCTGTTTTATGCTGCCCGCCAAATCGATATCCCCGACCACAGCAATGGGGTTCTCGGTCGGGTTACTTTGCTGCAGGATGTCACCCGATTTAAAAATCTGGATCGGATGAAATCGGAATTTATGGCAACCATATCGCACGAATTTAAAACGCCGCTCACTTCCATCAACATGACCATCGATATTTTGACCCGCGAAAGCCGCGGCGAACTGAACGCGGCGCAGCGCGAATTGCTCAGCGATGCCAAGCAGGATTGCCAGCGGCTTCGGCTGCTCGTCACGGATCTGCTCGATCTGTCGCGATTGGAATCCGGCGCGGCAATCCTCCAGCCGGAGCCGGTTTCGCTCCCGCAAATTCTCGAAAAAGCAATGCAATCGCTGCGATTCCTCATCGATGAAAAATCAATTTTTGTGCAAACCGATTGCCCCGCTTCCCTCCCCCAACTATTTGCCGATGCCCAAAAATTATCCCGCGTGCTGACAAATCTGATCGAAAATGCCGTTCAGCATACGCCGCCGGGCGGAACAATTATTATTTCAGCAACGGCGCTCCCGGAGAAATTGCAAATTTGCGTTGCCGATAGCGGCAATGGCATTCCCGAAGCCGCCATCGATGTTATTTTTGATAAATTTGTGCAGGTAAAAAATTTCCAGAATGCGGAAAAAGGCAATATCGGTTTGGGATTGGCAATTGCCCGGGAAATTGTGCAAGCTCACGGCGGGCAAATCTGGGCGGAAAGCACAGAAGGAAAAGGCAGTAAATTTTATTTCACGATGCCGGTTAATATTGGCAATTGAATATTTTATATTGAAT of Calditrichia bacterium contains these proteins:
- a CDS encoding HAMP domain-containing protein, coding for MRSLSYKIGLGYVVIIAINIAIAMFSIYHINQLGSPVDRILQEKYQNVTAAENMALALEQQNRAVVNFIETPGDSSLLNNFATYRNEFWNWHQRAIEGIALPGEPMILDSLRIVYGDYLSRIDTLQLLLRDTPQTAAVFNEKVIIPRSLFIRDLSDRLKQVNENAIREADVRARAVSRNATAVIVSIAALAILLSIAASVWFTRSILKPVKETTETVRRISRGYLNQKIDITTDDEIAELGREFNKMTERLHEYEQMNIQQILQEKQRSETIVTSIPAAVIVTDTNHHISLMNDRARLVLGISGEEWRNRPVGQVITDAALVELITAQTPVATAPGEMPKFLLQIQRDGETLFYAARQIDIPDHSNGVLGRVTLLQDVTRFKNLDRMKSEFMATISHEFKTPLTSINMTIDILTRESRGELNAAQRELLSDAKQDCQRLRLLVTDLLDLSRLESGAAILQPEPVSLPQILEKAMQSLRFLIDEKSIFVQTDCPASLPQLFADAQKLSRVLTNLIENAVQHTPPGGTIIISATALPEKLQICVADSGNGIPEAAIDVIFDKFVQVKNFQNAEKGNIGLGLAIAREIVQAHGGQIWAESTEGKGSKFYFTMPVNIGN